The proteins below come from a single Bacteroidota bacterium genomic window:
- a CDS encoding undecaprenyl/decaprenyl-phosphate alpha-N-acetylglucosaminyl 1-phosphate transferase — MELLVLTFLTSFFIVLLSTPALIKVAIMKGLTDNPDDDRKLHTRRIPSIGGIIIFAAALFTYSLWYPGQSPENLKYVIAGGLLLFFVGVKDDIIGTAPVKKLLAHVLVGLMLIMMADVRITSLYGLFGIRDIPHWASVFLSLYAYIVIVNAFNLIDGVDGLASGVGVIASFAFGFWFFTAGNNEMAVLAISLGGALLAFMFYNFSPAKIFMGDSGSLTLGFIFSLLAIKMIEFNVAYLPAELANVSKPILALSILVYPLVDTLRIFIYRTVRGVSPFSADKNHIHHRLLDIGLNQRQTVIVIYLYSISTIALAFMAQKMGATMAFVVVAGFAILVAQIPFVFKKVKNKAVLAT, encoded by the coding sequence TTGGAACTGCTTGTACTCACATTTTTAACTTCTTTTTTTATCGTGTTGCTTTCTACACCTGCACTTATAAAAGTTGCAATTATGAAGGGCTTAACCGATAACCCGGATGATGATAGAAAGCTCCATACCAGGAGAATTCCTTCTATTGGTGGGATTATTATTTTCGCGGCTGCTTTATTTACATATTCACTTTGGTACCCAGGACAATCACCTGAAAATCTTAAATATGTAATAGCAGGAGGACTGTTATTGTTTTTTGTGGGCGTTAAAGATGATATAATAGGTACTGCACCGGTTAAAAAACTTTTAGCTCACGTTTTGGTTGGCTTAATGCTAATAATGATGGCAGATGTGAGAATTACCAGCTTGTATGGTCTTTTTGGAATAAGGGATATTCCGCATTGGGCAAGCGTTTTCCTTTCTTTGTATGCATATATTGTAATTGTAAATGCATTTAACCTTATTGATGGAGTGGATGGATTGGCCTCGGGAGTTGGCGTAATTGCCTCGTTTGCTTTTGGGTTCTGGTTTTTTACTGCTGGTAATAATGAAATGGCTGTTTTGGCCATTTCTCTTGGTGGAGCACTCTTGGCATTTATGTTTTATAATTTCTCTCCCGCCAAAATTTTTATGGGAGATTCCGGATCACTTACTCTGGGCTTTATTTTTTCTTTACTGGCAATAAAAATGATTGAATTTAATGTAGCATATCTGCCAGCCGAGTTAGCAAATGTTTCAAAACCCATCCTGGCATTATCCATTCTTGTTTATCCTTTAGTAGATACACTAAGAATTTTTATTTACCGGACCGTTAGAGGCGTTTCTCCTTTTTCTGCAGATAAAAATCACATTCATCACAGGCTGTTAGATATTGGTCTCAATCAAAGACAAACTGTAATTGTGATATACCTTTATAGTATTTCTACTATTGCATTAGCCTTTATGGCTCAAAAAATGGGAGCTACAATGGCTTTTGTTGTTGTTGCAGGTTTTGCAATTTTGGTTGCACAAATACCTTTTGTCTTTAAAAAAGTTAAAAATAAAGCAGTCCTGGCTACTTGA
- a CDS encoding GDP-L-fucose synthase, which produces MEKQAKIYVAGHRGMVGSALVRKLDASGFNNIITRTSMELDLRNQQDVFDFFNHEKPDYVFLAAAKVGGILANNIYRGEFLYENLQIQNNVIHASYLNKVKKLLFLGSSCIYPKLAPQPLKEEYLLTGPLEPTNEPYAIAKIAGIKMCETYRSQYGCNFISAMPTNLYGPNDNYDLKNSHVLPALIRKFHTAKIENREVVEIWGTGAPMREFLHVDDLADACFFLMLNYNDSEFVNIGTGKDLTIKELAMLVKQITGFEGEIKFDTSKPDGTPKKLLDVAKIHKMGWKHLIGLEEGVKSVYKEVETSKVFE; this is translated from the coding sequence TTGGAAAAACAAGCAAAGATATATGTAGCAGGCCATCGTGGCATGGTTGGTTCCGCATTAGTTAGAAAATTAGATGCATCAGGGTTTAATAACATTATTACCCGTACATCTATGGAGTTGGATTTAAGAAACCAGCAAGATGTTTTTGATTTTTTTAACCATGAAAAACCTGATTATGTTTTTTTGGCAGCTGCCAAAGTAGGCGGAATATTGGCAAATAATATTTACAGGGGGGAATTTCTTTATGAAAACCTTCAAATACAAAACAATGTAATTCATGCCTCTTATTTAAATAAAGTAAAAAAGTTATTGTTTTTAGGTTCTTCATGTATATATCCCAAACTTGCTCCTCAGCCTTTAAAAGAAGAATATCTGTTAACCGGCCCTCTTGAACCAACCAATGAACCTTATGCCATTGCTAAAATAGCAGGTATAAAAATGTGTGAAACTTATAGAAGTCAATATGGATGTAATTTTATAAGTGCCATGCCTACGAATTTGTATGGGCCTAACGACAATTACGACCTTAAGAATTCACATGTTTTGCCTGCCTTGATTAGAAAATTTCATACAGCTAAAATCGAGAACAGGGAAGTAGTTGAAATATGGGGGACAGGCGCACCTATGAGAGAGTTTCTTCATGTGGATGACCTTGCAGATGCTTGTTTTTTTCTGATGTTAAACTACAATGATTCGGAATTTGTGAATATTGGCACTGGTAAGGATTTAACAATTAAAGAGCTCGCCATGCTAGTAAAGCAGATAACCGGATTTGAAGGTGAAATTAAATTTGATACCAGTAAACCTGATGGCACGCCTAAAAAATTACTTGACGTTGCCAAGATCCATAAAATGGGCTGGAAGCACCTCATAGGGCTAGAAGAAGGTGTAAAATCTGTATATAAAGAAGTTGAAACTTCAAAAGTTTTTGAGTAA
- the gmd gene encoding GDP-mannose 4,6-dehydratase: MSKKKVALITGVTGQDGAYLSELLLSKGYIVHGIKRRSSLFNTDRIDHLYKDPHEEKVNFTLHYGDLTDSTNIIRIVQDVQPDEIYNLAAQSHVKVSFETPEYTANSDALGTLRLLEAMRILKLEEKTRFYQASTSELYGKVQEVPQKETTPFYPRSPYGVAKLYAFWIVKNYREAYNMYACNGILFNHESPVRGETFVTRKITRAAARISLGLQEKVFMGNIDSERDWGHARDYVKGMWLMLQQETADDYVLATGRKVSVRRFIEMAFEHMNIKIEWKGKGVDEKGINAATGKVIVEIDPKYFRPTEVDLLVGDYSKAKANMGWEPEITVEQLVKEMVLSDLELFKRDKYLLEGGHKVLNSYE, encoded by the coding sequence ATGTCAAAGAAAAAAGTTGCGTTAATTACAGGAGTCACTGGGCAGGATGGAGCTTATTTAAGTGAACTGCTTCTCTCCAAGGGATATATAGTTCACGGAATTAAAAGAAGAAGCTCCCTTTTTAATACGGATAGAATAGATCATTTATATAAAGATCCACATGAAGAAAAAGTAAATTTTACTTTGCATTATGGGGATCTTACTGATTCAACAAATATTATAAGAATTGTACAAGATGTACAACCGGATGAAATTTACAATCTTGCCGCCCAGTCTCATGTTAAGGTTTCTTTTGAAACTCCTGAGTATACTGCTAATTCAGATGCATTAGGCACACTTCGTTTACTTGAGGCAATGAGAATATTGAAGTTAGAGGAAAAAACCAGGTTTTATCAAGCCTCCACCTCTGAATTGTATGGGAAAGTGCAAGAAGTGCCTCAAAAGGAAACTACTCCATTTTATCCCCGTAGTCCATACGGAGTGGCCAAATTGTATGCTTTTTGGATAGTAAAGAACTACAGGGAGGCTTATAACATGTATGCCTGCAATGGAATTTTGTTCAATCATGAGAGCCCGGTAAGAGGAGAGACCTTTGTTACAAGGAAGATAACAAGAGCAGCAGCCCGTATAAGTTTGGGGTTGCAAGAAAAGGTATTTATGGGTAATATTGATTCGGAAAGAGATTGGGGTCATGCAAGAGATTATGTAAAAGGAATGTGGTTGATGCTACAACAGGAAACAGCAGACGATTATGTTCTTGCAACTGGACGAAAAGTTTCTGTGAGAAGGTTTATTGAAATGGCTTTTGAACATATGAATATTAAAATTGAATGGAAGGGAAAAGGAGTTGATGAAAAGGGAATTAACGCTGCAACTGGAAAAGTTATAGTTGAAATTGATCCCAAATATTTCCGTCCAACAGAAGTAGATTTATTGGTTGGAGATTACTCTAAAGCAAAAGCAAATATGGGTTGGGAACCTGAAATTACGGTTGAACAACTTGTAAAGGAAATGGTGCTTTCAGATTTGGAGCTTTTCAAAAGAGATAAATATTTATTGGAAGGTGGGCATAAGGTTTTAAATTCTTATGAATAA